One part of the Moorena sp. SIOASIH genome encodes these proteins:
- a CDS encoding Ycf51 family protein — protein MPTTADFLIYTQWAGILTLACGLIAILGFIFKWGLRFRLVGVTGFMLVLTASLFSLSLVPFTRTTIPGAIRYTVVYDNGGNQTVIALSPTATESEVEATLRQAASNFYSYGRLGGANNQLTIRARTIIHPEAGVSKPVLLGKVMRSLSERDDPDMVIEVYSEEFAQLPQE, from the coding sequence ATGCCAACAACAGCTGATTTTCTGATCTACACTCAATGGGCAGGTATTCTGACTTTAGCCTGTGGCTTGATTGCTATACTCGGTTTTATCTTCAAATGGGGTCTCCGGTTTCGCCTGGTGGGAGTCACTGGGTTTATGCTAGTGCTAACCGCTAGCTTGTTCTCGTTATCGTTAGTACCCTTTACCCGTACTACCATTCCAGGGGCAATCCGATATACTGTAGTCTATGATAATGGTGGCAACCAAACAGTGATTGCTTTGTCCCCTACTGCGACAGAGTCGGAAGTAGAAGCAACACTGCGCCAAGCTGCTAGTAATTTTTATTCCTATGGACGCCTCGGTGGCGCAAATAACCAGTTAACGATTCGAGCCCGGACGATTATCCATCCCGAAGCTGGTGTATCCAAGCCGGTATTGTTGGGTAAGGTTATGCGATCGCTTTCCGAGCGTGATGATCCAGATATGGTGATTGAAGTCTATTCGGAAGAATTTGCTCAATTGCCTCAAGAGTGA
- the ychF gene encoding redox-regulated ATPase YchF has product MLRAGIVGLPNVGKSTLFNALVANAKADAANFPFCTIEPNVGVVAVPDQRLQVLAKISESEKIVPTRIEFVDIAGLVKGASKGEGLGNQFLANIREVDAIVHVVRCFDDDDIIHVSGSVDPARDIEVINLELALADLGQVERRIERTRKQARSNKDAKMELDALETLSAGLNEGKLVRQISLTEEEAESVKQLGLLTSKPVIYAANVSEDDLATGNDWVEQVRQIAATEDAQVVVVSAQVESELIELPEEERDDFLQSLGVEEGGLKSLIGATYELLGLRTFLTTGPQETRAWTITAGMKAPQAAGVIHTDFERGFIRAETIAYGDLVAAGAMTAAKEKGLVRSEGKDYVVQEGDVMLFRFNV; this is encoded by the coding sequence ATGCTAAGAGCCGGAATTGTTGGACTGCCCAATGTAGGCAAATCAACCTTATTTAACGCCCTAGTTGCCAATGCCAAGGCAGATGCTGCGAATTTCCCCTTTTGTACCATTGAGCCGAATGTGGGTGTAGTTGCTGTGCCAGATCAGCGGTTGCAGGTTTTGGCAAAGATTTCTGAATCTGAGAAAATCGTGCCAACTCGGATTGAGTTTGTGGATATTGCTGGTTTGGTCAAGGGAGCCAGTAAAGGGGAAGGCTTGGGTAACCAGTTTCTAGCCAATATCCGAGAAGTCGATGCTATTGTCCATGTGGTGCGCTGCTTTGATGATGATGACATCATCCATGTTTCCGGCTCCGTTGACCCAGCACGGGATATTGAAGTAATTAATCTAGAATTAGCCTTAGCGGATTTAGGGCAAGTCGAACGCCGGATTGAGCGTACCCGGAAGCAAGCTCGTAGTAACAAAGATGCCAAGATGGAACTTGATGCCTTGGAAACCTTGAGCGCTGGGTTGAATGAAGGCAAATTAGTGCGCCAGATTAGTTTAACAGAAGAAGAAGCTGAGTCAGTCAAGCAATTGGGGTTACTGACTAGTAAGCCAGTTATCTATGCCGCTAATGTGTCTGAAGATGACTTAGCCACTGGTAATGACTGGGTTGAGCAAGTGCGGCAAATTGCTGCTACGGAAGATGCTCAAGTGGTAGTGGTTTCTGCTCAAGTAGAGTCAGAACTAATTGAGTTACCTGAAGAAGAGCGAGACGATTTTCTTCAGTCCCTTGGTGTGGAAGAAGGGGGATTAAAATCCTTGATTGGCGCTACCTACGAATTGTTGGGCTTACGTACCTTTCTCACCACTGGTCCCCAGGAAACTCGGGCGTGGACTATTACTGCTGGTATGAAAGCTCCCCAAGCGGCTGGGGTAATTCACACGGATTTTGAGCGAGGCTTTATTCGGGCAGAAACCATTGCTTATGGGGATTTGGTAGCCGCTGGGGCGATGACCGCTGCTAAAGAAAAAGGGTTAGTTCGCTCAGAAGGTAAAGATTATGTTGTGCAAGAGGGAGATGTGATGCTTTTCCGCTTTAATGTTTAA
- a CDS encoding phage holin family protein encodes MDIISLLIACLVTAVSLLIISKLPTGVEIDSFEKALVSAVVFGILNALLKPILSVLSLPLTILTLGVFAVVVNAIIFGLAAALVTGFRLRWGFWSALIGAIALGFVNSLIYKVLGTLA; translated from the coding sequence ATGGATATTATTAGTCTTTTAATTGCATGTTTGGTTACTGCCGTCAGTTTGTTGATCATTTCCAAACTACCAACTGGTGTCGAGATTGATAGTTTTGAGAAAGCATTGGTTTCAGCAGTGGTGTTCGGCATTCTCAATGCCCTATTGAAACCAATCCTGTCTGTTTTATCTCTTCCTCTGACTATCTTGACTCTTGGGGTTTTTGCTGTTGTGGTCAACGCGATTATTTTTGGCTTAGCCGCAGCTTTGGTAACGGGATTCCGACTGCGCTGGGGATTTTGGAGCGCTTTGATTGGCGCAATTGCCCTTGGTTTCGTTAATTCTTTGATCTATAAGGTGCTCGGAACCTTGGCTTGA